In Ktedonobacteraceae bacterium, the DNA window TCTCTCGGCGGACCCCGTACAGGGCAACCTGGCCGGCCTGAACCCCTACGGCTATGTGGGTGGCAACCCCGAAACCTATACCGATCCCTCCGGGCAGATGTATGTACCGGACCCAGGTGGTCAGGACCCGGGAAACCAGTGGCAGCACATTCTCCACAACTATGCGCCTCCCTCCGGCCCGCAGAGTTCCTGCGGCTCACAGAGCCAGTTGGACTGTGGCTGGGTCTGGTATCTGGTCCATGCCCATGCCAACACCAGCATCCAGGTTCCGGCTTCCACCTTGACCGGCGTCGGTTCGGTCGCCTGTGTGGGTGGGCGGCTAGATGTAGGGGGAGGAGGGTTTGCGCCGGCGGTGGGCATTGGCGGCATCACCTTTGGCATCGACATTGGGGTGCAAGGCGGCTTGAGCTTGCCATGTGGAGGAGGCACCGGTAGCGGCAGCATCCAGGTGACGGGTCAGGGGAGTGCTGCCGCCCCGGTAGGGGGATGTCTGACCCCAGTCTGTTTTGGGGAACCAAACGGCTCAGATGAGAGACCGGCCGAGGGGGGGAGCAGCGGGCAATGCGGCCCCTGCCGCCGATGAGGGATGTAGCTTTAGCGCCACTACTAAGGTAGCGACCGCGCAAGGTGAGCAGGCGATTGGGACGATCCGGCCAGGAGAGGAAGTTGAGGCCTATAATCCCCAGACCCAGCACATGGAACTCGAGCCCATCCTGCATGTGTGGATCAACCACGACCACGACCTGGTGGATCTGACGCTGACAACAAGCAAGCCAGCGCAGCATGGCAAGCCTGCGACCAGGACAAGCGAAGTGATTCACACCAACCAGAAGCATCCCTTCTTGACCAGGGAAAAGGGGTTCCTGCCGGTGGGGCAGATCAAATTGGGGATGCATATATTGCGGGCCGGTGGCACGTATGGGGTCGTGACGAGGTGGAAGAGTGTGCCTGGGGCCAGCGTGATGTATAATCTGGAGGTCGCACAGGATCATACCTTCACGGTGGGGAATGGGCAGTGGGTGGTCCATAACTCGGACTGTTATGATCTAGCCGCCAAAGCAGATGAGCTTCTGAATCAAGGGGGAAATATTAGTGCAGTCGCCACTTCAAATGTTAGAACTGCTGCAGGTGATATCATTACCGCAACAAATTATTCCCCGGGTGAAATAATGATTGGAGATACTCCTGCAGTAAGAAATCTATGGGGAGGGTGTTGTGCTGAGACCCATATTGGTGCTCGAATTGTGGAGGCACTAAGGAATGGAGGGGCAGTCGAAGGTGACGAAATCGTGATAGGATTACGCCATGCGGGAGACATCGGCCCATGCGGAAATTGCGTCATTAACTTATATACGCTGGCACGGGAAGCCGGTTATACAGTTAGAGTAAGTTTCTTTGACGGTTTAGGTTTTAATGTATGGACTTTTAATCCATAGTATTGAGCCCAGAGATGAACTTGAATGTGGCAGTTTGGCTTCTTCCTACTTGGCAGGCCCAATTGAGGCTCGGGCCTGCCAATCGGTTCGATTTGCTCTCATCCAAATTAACTATGGAGGCAAGAATGACCATCGACGAATCCTTAAAGACGTTGCTCATGCGTGATCAATGGGAACACTTCGCACACTCTGAATGTGAGCAAGTGGCTCGTGATCTTGATCGTTTGTTACCTGCTTCTTTCCATTTTTGTAAGGTTGAAAGATGTGTATTAGGTGATCAGCAACACCAGGTCGCGTTCTTTGAATGGGAGGGGTCTCCAGAAGGATACCATCATGCGTTTTTCGCCTTCCTTCCAGGAGGCGAGGTGACACTGGGCTATGATCGCGAACAACCGTTTGTGCCTACTCAAGAGCAATCGAAAAGCTGGAGCGAGGAAACAGAGGCTATGTTTTCCCTCTCGCTTGAAACCTTCCTGGATCAGGTAATGACGCCTCTTCGGCAGGTCAGCATCCAGCCGTTGCTTCTGGAAGTACTTGCTACGCCCCTGGCTCCCCCACCGATTTTTGATGAGGCTCTAGGTGCCTCGGGCGGGTGGAAACGTACGATGACGCCCATTTCTTTTGAAGAAGTCCTGGTGCGCATTTCCAAAGAGGGATTTCGTTTCCCCACCTCCGATGAATGGGAATATGCCTGTGCTGCTGGTTCACGGGCGCTCTTTCGCTGGGGAAACGCAACTCCTGGGTATGCGCCTCCTCTGCTGGGAAAGAAGAGGAAAGTGATTGGGTGGGATCTGCATCTGCGACAAAATGCTTGGGGGTTGTTCATTGCTCGCAATCCTGCTCATTGGGAATTCTGTATGGAGAAAGGGATCATGCGTGGAGGAGATGGGGGCCAAACCCTGCATGCAGGAGCAGGAACTTTTGCCGCATGGCTGACGTTAGCTTCTGCTTTCTCTCAAATATGGAATCAGCAAATCATCTTTGATGCCTATCTCAGGCGGGCTTTTCCTCTGGTATAAATAACTCACTATGAAGTGGCTGAAAGAACCTTTCACATTTCTTTCACCCACTAATCGTAACGAGTACATGAAATGAGCCAGGGAAAGTGCTGAGGCGAAAACTGCCTTTCTCAATTCAGCACTGTTGTGGTCACGTGACCGGCCGCGCCTACAGTGGCACCACCTGACCCAATGGTATGCCAGTAGCAGCAACCAGAACCATATCTTCACCGTGGGGATGGGGCAGTGGGTGGTGCATAATTGTGGAGGTGATCCTCCGGCTGGCTGGGAAAAATTGGATTACGGTTCTGATAATAAAGAAGGAGTGTCGGACTTTACACACATCGATGCGGCAGGAAATAGATTGGAAGTAACGTTCTATCACAATTCAGGAGAATTGCAAATCGCATGGATGGATTCACTTAGTCAGGTTAAAAGTCAACTTCCTGCCCTCGTCGATTGGCTTGGTGGTGATGTAACAACAGTCAAGGGATACATTTCAGATAACTTTGCAACTCACTTTTCACCGGTGTCGCGTGGAATAATGCTTGTTAATAGAATGTTCTCATCGGTTTTAGAAGGGTCTGGATTTACACCAGGTAGCATCGAAATCGAATCAGGAGGCAAAATGTGGATCGTTTTTAGCAGGTGATGGAATAGGGTAAAGAAATTTTATCCAAATTGATGCTGCTAAAAAGTAGGGCTTGACAAGCAGTGTCAATTTGGATAATGCCTGCTCCCAGTAGAAAATATAATCATAATAAAAAGGCTGAACTATATATTTCAAGATGCAAGATAGCATGCTATGCTGATGTACGCAGGCGAAGGAGGCATATCTTGGAAACTTCCCCAATGGATTCCTCTCCCCTAGAGCGTTATGGACACAATTTGACCCATATAGCACGCCAGGGAGTATTTTCTCCACTAGTAGGCTATGAGATATGCGTGTCACGCATTTTTGAGACTCTCCTCCGGCGGGAGAAGACCAACAGCAAATACAATCCATTGCTACTGGACCTTGATGGGATGCAGCGATGGCGAGTAGTTATCGAAGTGGTTCGTCGGATGACTGAAGGTGAAGCATCTAACCCTTTATCCACCTGGCAGGTCATTGCTCTCAACTATGAGGCGTTGTTTGCCAATATTCCCACTTCTCGCAGCAGTTATTCATTCGTATTACCAGAGCAGTCTTCGCCAGATGAAAGCCAATGGGAGGCGGATCTCGCTGGCCCTGTGTCGGAGGATATATTGGAACAAATGTTTGTCAAATACTGCCCTGGAGGATGGTGGCCTTCTTTAGAGAAATGGAACACTCCTGATGTGGTTCTTTCCCGACTTCAGGCGCTTTTTCTAGCAGTGCGCCAGCTAGAGGAACAGGTGGTGTTTTTTATCAATGATTTCCATCGGCTCATAGGAAGAGAGTGGGAACACTCTCCCATCGATGCAAGTAACTTGCTCAAACCGCTATTGGCACGGCGGGAGATACAACTGATTGGTGCGTGTACACCAACTCAGTATCAACATTCAATTGAAGGTGATGCAGCTATCTCGCGCCGAATGCAAGAAATTTACTTGCGGCCTGATGAGGAACTCGGAAAAGCCTGAATGTCCTGCAATAGGAGAATGATCAACGGAGAAATGAGTAAATGATAAATCATCTGCAAGTGAGAATGGCGGAGGTTGGAGAGGAAGTATTGAAGGACTGTGTTACTTTCTCAGCAGGACTACGATAGGGAGCGAATGGGCAAGGCGATGATTGTTAGACAATGCTCAGTTCGGAGAGGGTTATGCAGTACATGTCGTAACAGAGTATAAACCTTGCGATGAATGGTGCGGGCCGCATCTCGGAACCTGGGCGATGGAATTACAGCAGACCGCAGAAGCTAACGGTGCAAATGCTGGATTCTTTGTTTGGTATCATGAAAATGGGGGGATGCTTAGCCTCTTCTATCCTTAGCGTAGAGTCGACAAGAGGCAATACCAGGATAAAAACGACAAAATTGAAAAATGCCTCCAGGTACCGAAGCAAATCGTCTTAGAATATGATGACTATCAATGGTCAGACATAATAGCAAAAAGGACAGAGCAATCGCACCTAATTTATCGAATGATCTCTGGAAATCGTCATAGCTAGCTGTCTTTCAACGCTACAGAGGAATGCATCCCTCAGGTGGATTCAACATTTAGAGGCATTTATCCTGGGAAAGAATACTTTAAAGGACGAATATCTCTCCTACGAGGTATACTAAAGTAATTCTACGTCAGCGTGTCACCTTAGCTATAAGAGACTGATGAGTCCCTTTAGATGAGTGGTTTTCAAGGAAAAATGAGCCATGTTAGATAATGAAATACCGGTCAAAGTGCTCTATACCATGTATCAAGAAAACATTTTCTTCGATATTTTCCTCGATTTTCAAGTGTATCCTGGACTCTACGACCATGTGACGATCCTCCAGGATACCTGGAAAGGAGAGAAGCTGTATTATAATCTGGACAGATTTCTCCATCCTGACGTAAGTATTGATGCCAAAGACCTGGATGGCATCATGATCAGTGTCTGGAGTAACGGATTTCTCTATGCTGGTGGAATGTGGCAGGTCCATTGGTCTGCTGAGAGGAAACATTACTTTTTGACAGACATCTGTGCTGCCGGACTGGAATTGATAGAAGTTCGTACCCTCTTATCCCAGCAGGAATACCAGCTAATTGGGCAGGCCATTCAGCTAGCATTTGCGTATTGGAAAAAGAACTATCCAGATACTATTTTTACTCTCGATGAATGTGAGGAAATAGAGGGGCATACCTTTGAGTTGCATCGCCGAGCTCTTTCCAGCGAGCAACTTGATTGGCGAGAAGAGAAAACCTGGCACATCGTGATGAATCGTTTTACGGACGAGGGTCCCAACCCAACAAAATGTCACACGTTAGTCCGCTATCACCCGGAGAGGCCAGCAGAGGCGTCCTTGACGGTCGAGGAAGCCTGATTTTTCACGAAGCTCTTGTCAGAACGCGCCTGCATTGCTTACAAACAGAGGGGAAAAATAACCTGATTTAGACTCCCCTTGACAAACCATCCATATAAAAGTTACTCTATCTAACACGGATATATCCGCAACTGATATATTGAAACAAATCTTTCTGAAAAGAACATTGATGAAATTTTCCTGAGAGGAACCTTACTATGTCCATTAAAGCAGTTGTTTTTGATATCGGCGGAGTACTGGAAATTACACCCTCGACAGGCTGGGTTGAAAAATGGGAGGCGCAACTTGATCTGAAGCCGGGGGAGCTGCATGAACGACTCGCGGACGTGTGGAGAGGTGGCAGCCTGGGCACCATCGCGGAAGAGGATGTTCAAAAGCGTACCGGCGACATCCTGGGGTTGGATCAGGGGCAAGTCGAGGCGTTAATGGCCGATCTATGGGAAGAGTATCTTGGCACTCTCAATAGTGAACTTGCCGACTACTTCGCCGGCCTGCGCCCGCGCTATCGAACCGCCTTGCTCAGCAATAGCTTTGTAGGCGCCAGGGGCAAAGAGCAGGAGCGTTACCATTTTGCTGATATATGCGATCTCCTCATTTATTCTCATGAGGAGAGAGTAGCCAAGCCGGAGAGACGTATCTTTGAAGTGCTCTGCGAACGTCTAGGCGTGCTGCCGCAAGAAATAATCTTCCTGGATGACGTCGAGGCCAACATCGCTGCCGCTCGCGAGTTTGGTATCCATGCTATCCTCTTTCGAGAAACCAGGCAGGCCATCGCAGACATTCAGTTCTGCTTACAAAGCTCTTGAACTCCTGTCATCAATGTTGTTCGATACATATTGCGCAAAGACGAGCATATTCTGAAAGGAAACGACTATGAAAGCAATGACCCCCCATCTCGTGCTGGCTCCCGATGCGGCTATTGATCTGCAAATGCATACTACCTTTAGCGATGGCACCTGGTCGTCGGAACAGTTGATCGACTACCTGGTGCATGAACAATTTGGCCTGGCAGCTATCACGGATCACGACCGGGTGGATATCACCGCCATGCTGCAACACCTCGCGGCGGAGAAACAATTGCCGTTGCTGACCGCCGTAGACACGAAGTTCCCATTGATGGCCTTGAGGTCTATTATCCTGTCCATACACCGGAGCAGATTGCTATGTACCTCGATTATGCCCATACACATTACCTGCTAACCAGTTCCGGTTCGGACTCCCATGGCCCGCAGAAGAAACCCATCAAATATCCGGCAGAGCTGAGCCGCCGCCTGCTCGAACACCTGGGTATCCAAATCTCGAAGGCCTGAAGACCTACCTCCCACCATACATCAGCAGCACTCCCATCAAATCGAAGCCGAGCGTCATCATCAGCACGCATAAACACACCATTAACACAATTCGCTGCCACCTGTTTGTATGATATGCAAGCCTGGCATTGACAATGGGGTCTCGCCAACTATCAGGTTCTGATACGCCCATCCGTATAGGGTAGTGGCGTACCCTTGTGGCCGCCCTGGAATACAAACTTATCCTCGTCCCATCACACTCTATAAGTTGATCCGTGGAGGGCTGCGCGTATCCACCGGCAGTGATTGGCCCGCTCAGGTGACGAAGTCTCCTGTTGACGCTCATCACGCGGTCGCTGATCGCCTGCTCGAATGCGGTATGTAGTTCCTCTTCGCCAGGAGCGCGAAAGATGGATTGAACGGCTGCCATTGGAGTCGTCGCATACTGATCTTCCCACTGCGACATGGGATCAGCAATATATTCGATATTCAGACCTGTGCCGGACAGTTTTGGCATCACGCAATTCATCGTCTGTACCCTCCTCTTTACGGCGAGAGGGCGACCACCAGGGTACGCCCTTACCAGGCCCCGAGATGCTCTCTCCTGACTTACCATTCTTTCTGCTATCAAGCATAAAGGAAATGGTTGCTGAGTGCATGGGTCATGTGTCATATTCATTCGTTCGTCTTGATTCGTTCGTCAACTCAACCAGCCTGTCCTGGTAAATTCATCTCAGGTCTGTTATACTCATGGGTGTGTACGTTCAATGTACAAAGTTTTTGTATATCACCATCTGTGGAGACTGCCGGGTCACCCATCTAAAGGAAGCAAGCCAAAAGTCCTTTTTAAGCCTTCTTTTGCATTTCTGGCCGTTTCTAGAACATAGATATCCTTGATTTTACAAATACGTCTGGGATATCAAGGACTTTATCAATGCGTTTGGGAGATCGGACCGTGCGGCGTTTTCATCCATCTGTATTCGGCATACTCCTGCTTATCATTACCTTCCCCTGGCTCCTGGTATCTGGCGGTGCATTGGCAAACCATCCCCCAGCCCCTACCAACCCTGTAAGGACAGCGGCCTGTCCCTGTCCTGGTCGGAGTACGGGGATAGGAACAAGCCGCTGTCTCTACAGGGCCTGTCCTCTACAGCTTGACCGCCGGCTTCCCGTCCAGACCTTCAACAACAATAGCAACTTCAATGATGCCAACGCGAAATTTGGTTCGCGTTTTGACTTTATCATTTCGCCCGGCACCGATTCCGTGCAAAGCGGCACCGGCGGCCTCTTTCATGACAATAGCGCCAGCTATATTGTGGGCATCGCTCCCGGTGGCGAACATAGCACATCGATTTTTCATATGGGCAGGCTCAACGCCGCGCAGGGAGATAGCTACATGCTGAATGAACGCTGGACGCTTGGACTGGATACGAGTCGCTGGGAAGGGGACGCCAGCGACGGATCAGGCATGCACATCACCGTGGACTTCATCGACTCCTTTTTGGGCGAACCTGGCTGCACATTTATCTCCAATTGCGCCCGTTCCGTGCAGGATGACACCGTGCCCGTCCTGCTTATCGGGATCAGCCTGCAAAACACGAGCCACAAAACGCGGACCGGCAAATTTCTCTTCGGCAGCAATCGCCCTCTGTCCTCTGGTGATAATGGCTGCGTCCGGCACACCACGCCTGGTGGCACCGTCGTGAATGTCCTCTCATATGCCACCGGTTCCGATACAGCCGGCGGCACGCTCTTCCTGGCAGGAAATAACGCGCAATGGCATTGCAACACTGCTATTGCCGACCGCGCCGGCCTCTCCTGGCACTACAGCATCGGCCCGGCACAAACTCGCACAACCTATATGCTCATCGGCGGCTGGAACCCCAGCCAGAATCTCTTCATCAATACGCAGTTGCCGCCCGGCTGCCAGGGCGAGGAGATGTACGCGGCGCGCGAATGGGCTTCTATCAATCAGGTAGTGGATTTCGCCATCGACAATCTCTCCAGCGGCGATAACCTGTTGGGGCGCGCGCAGGCAATGGAGAACATCCTGATACAAAATAATGTGCTGACACCTGTGCAGCGCTGGGTAATCGCCGACTCGCTGCGCAGCTACAAAGCCAATACCTGGCTCGTAGGGCGGCAGGACTGCGCCGGAAACGGCTACGACGCGGCTGTCTACGAGGGCAACGCCGGCTTCCTCTCCACCGTCGATGTGCTGTACGATTATGGCTACTTCGAGATCAACCGCGTGCCCTGGTTCTTCCGCGGCGAGTTATCCACTGTGTTTAAGAATGCCACATCCGATGCGTTTGGCGTGTACTTCCAGCATGATGCCGGAGGCGACGTAGCCGCTAGCGGCGCTTGTGCGATAGTGGGTCATGGCACACCAACTATTCGCGCCTCCTGCTACCCCTCGCTTTTTGGCGGCTCGCCAATGCCAACCGAGGAAGATTCCAACGTCGCGCTGCTGGCCGCTTACTACGCCAGTCTCACAGGCGATATGTCTCTATTAACGGATAACAACCATGCCAACATGACATTGATCGACGGCGCCATGCTGCACAACCAGGCCGTAGGCGATCCCGCCACCGGCATTGCCTATAACTTCCAGGACACCAACACGACCTTTGACGACGAGCAGGATTGCCTGCATAACAACACCCCCGGCGCAGGCAACCTCTACTATCAAGGTCTCAAGGAAGCCGGCGCTTACCTTGCTACCGCCTTTCTCGATGGGCAGGTCGCGGGAGACAACAATGGCAATACCTGGAAGCGCGATGCCGCGAAAATCGAAAATGCCATGCTGCGCGAATATAAGACGCGTGGCTTCATCCCGCTCGCCGAGAACAACAACGCCTACAGCAATTGTGATGGGCGTTCGGTAACCCTGGGCGACGGCCTCTTTTACCTGTACCTCACCGGCCAGGATAGCGCGGTGAATCCCACGCTTTTACATGACCTCGCACAACAATATCCGGCAGACCTCAGCGCCAACACCCTCTCTTCACCGTCAATGATCGCCCTCGAATCCACGCGGGCCAATAATGCTTCATGTCCAGGCAGCGGCTGCCCGCGCTACGAATGGTTCAGCAAAGTCATGCTTTCGGGCATCGTTGCCGATCTCATCTATACGCAGCATGGATGCGCATCCTGCAAGCGCCTGGATGTGACAGACGCCGTATTTCAACTCAACGCGGGCTTCCCCCAAAATTTTGGCGAAGGCCTGCGCGATACCGGGCAACTCTGGCCCGGCAACTACTATCCACGCGGGCTGATTAGCTGGGCGTTTTTGGACGCGGGGTATTAGACCAGCTTTTCCCAGACATCATTCCGCTGCAAACAGGCATAAAGGACGGCCACCCCAATGAGCGGTACAAAGATGCGCGGGTCCTTGCCGAAAAGACCCAACGGAAAAGTAAAGGCATTGCCGACCCGGCAAAGATCTTCCTCACCGGCTGGTCGAATGGCGGCTACCTGACAACGATACCCGCTGCACACCGCGCCAGATGCAGGTCTATGAAGCAAAGATGAAGCAACTGGGCAAATCCATCGAAGTCCATTGGTTCGACGCTGGTCATGGCACATCCAGCGTCGAAGAGCGCATCAAACATCAAGAGTTAATGCTTGATTTTGTGTATCGCCATATCCTGATGAACTTTGACGACCAGACAGGGGAATGAGGAGAAGCCAGTAGCAAGGGAGTGGTGATTTTAAAGAAGAGGTTATATTTTTCTTAACGCTCAGTGCCTGCCTGTACAGGCGTAACAAACAAGAGTCATCCCCAATCTTCGAGGAGCCATGGAGAGGGCGACCACCAGGATACGCCCTCTCCCCCCAATTCGGGATGACTCTTATTTGTTATGCCCGCACATCCTTGCGCTTCAGGAAGTAAGCGATCAGCAGGCCAAGTACGACGATCATCGCCGCCAGGAAGAACCAGCACAGCAGCAGGTGCGCGACTGCCTCTCCCTGGCTGTGCGTCGCGAACAGCGTGCCCTGGAATGAAAAGGTGTCCCCGTTGATGCGGTCCCCGTGAATACCTATTGAGGTCCCCATCGCCGCCATCGACCAGCGCGCCGCGAAGAAACCGGCAATGAATTGCATGATCGGCCCGTTGATCTCGAAGATGATGCCGGAGAAGATCACCTGCGGGATCAGGATGATGGGCACAAAGCTCATCGCCCGGTCATTGTTGGGCACCAGCGCCGAGATGGCTAAGCCCAGCATCAGTCCGGCCAGCGATGTCAGCGCCAGCGTAATATAAATCTCCAGCGTGACTGGCAAGAAGACGCCCTGGTGGAATGGCGCGACGACAGCCACCATGATCACCAGGATCGCGCTTTGCAGCAGGCTCAATGTTCCCAGCACGGCTATTTTGGAGAACATATAGGGCACGATGCCCAGATTCACCGTGCGCTCGCGCCTATAGATCGGCGCTTCCTTCACGATCTCGCGCGCTCCATTGATGGTGCCGAACATCACCGCCGCGAACGCCATGATAAACAGGTATTTCTGCGCATCCTGTCCTGATCCGGGCAGAATCACATCTTGTACCGCCTGTATTGGCGTTTTGCCGGGAAAGTTTCTCTGCAAGACTACCTGTCCCTGCGGGCTGTTGAAAAAGTTCAGCACATCCTGGCAGTTTAGCGAGTTTGATCCCGCTTTTTGCGCGATTGGCCTCCCGTTTATGTTTGGGCACGTCGCAACGCTGGTTGCCGTGAAGGTGTTACCTCCGCCTGAAAGCAGCATCAGGAACAGGATCAGGCCGATGACCGGCGCCTGCAAGAGCAGGATCAGCAGGTTGCCCGTGTCGTTCTTCAGCAGTTCCAGGTAGCGCTGTGAGAGCAGCGAGAACTGCTTCCACGGGTTGCCGCGCTTGGGTGGCTTGACGGCGGCCGTTTCTTGCGCCGTGTTGACGCGAGCGGCAGGTCCCGTGTTCAGCGGCCCTATCACGTACTTCTGGTAGTCCGGTGAGGCCTTGAAACGCGCCTCGGCTTCGGCGGGAATATTGGGGTTCTCGTCGGTCGGCTCGAGCGCGCTATAAATTTCGGCGAAGTCTGTTTTGCCGAAGTAGGCTTTGGCGTCGTTGGGCGGCCCATAATAAGCCAGGCGACCCCCCTGCGCCAGGAAGCAGATGTAGTCGCAAGTGTTGATGTTATTGGTGGCGTGCGTCACCAGTATAATAGTATGTCCCTTGTCGGCAAGATTGCGCAACAGGTACATCATCTTGCGGTCGAGGCCGGGATCAAGGCCCGATGTCGGCTCGTCCAGGAAGAAAACGCTCGGATTGGCGAGCAATTCAAGCGCAATCGACACGCGCTTGCGCTGGCCGCCGGACAGTTTGCTGACCAGCAGACCGCGGCGGTGCTTCATCTCCACATCTTCCAGCACCTCCGTAATACGCTGCTGGATCTGCTCCTCGGTAAAGTCGTCGGGCAGGCGCATCTTTGCCGTATAGTAGAGGGCGCGTTCGACGGTCAAATCGCGGTGGACGATGTCGTCCTGCGGCACATAGCCCAGCTGCGTGCTGAAAGCGGCCAGGTGGTGATAATAGTTCTGGCCGTTGTAGAGGACGGCTCCTTCCTGCGCGGGGCGCAGGCCGTTGAGCGCATCCATGAGAGTAGATTTGCCGGCGCCGGAACCACCCACCAGGGCGACAAATTTGCGCGGGGGAACAACGATAGAAATATCGTTGATCAAGATCGTTTGTTTGTTCCCC includes these proteins:
- a CDS encoding RHS repeat-associated core domain-containing protein, which gives rise to DPWGNVTTRTSSSTTAALSYDHLNRFVEWNAGSTNHEWYAYDANGNRVLKRSTNSSGTTYTIYPFGLQEHLYSASGSNLSNTYYYLLGGQLLGDLTANGTYFLLTDALGSVLSEITWAAGGASVQANQLFGPYGNTRYNPGTFNTAKGFTGQYNDQLTGLDYFHARYYDPVVGVFLSADPVQGNLAGLNPYGYVGGNPETYTDPSGQMYVPDPGGQDPGNQWQHILHNYAPPSGPQSSCGSQSQLDCGWVWYLVHAHANTSIQVPASTLTGVGSVACVGGRLDVGGGGFAPAVGIGGITFGIDIGVQGGLSLPCGGGTGSGSIQVTGQGSAAAPVGGCLTPVCFGEPNGSDERPAEGGSSGQCGPCRR
- a CDS encoding polymorphic toxin-type HINT domain-containing protein; protein product: MRDRPRGGAAGNAAPAADEGCSFSATTKVATAQGEQAIGTIRPGEEVEAYNPQTQHMELEPILHVWINHDHDLVDLTLTTSKPAQHGKPATRTSEVIHTNQKHPFLTREKGFLPVGQIKLGMHILRAGGTYGVVTRWKSVPGASVMYNLEVAQDHTFTVGNGQWVVHNSDCYDLAAKADELLNQGGNISAVATSNVRTAAGDIITATNYSPGEIMIGDTPAVRNLWGGCCAETHIGARIVEALRNGGAVEGDEIVIGLRHAGDIGPCGNCVINLYTLAREAGYTVRVSFFDGLGFNVWTFNP
- a CDS encoding HAD family phosphatase, coding for MSIKAVVFDIGGVLEITPSTGWVEKWEAQLDLKPGELHERLADVWRGGSLGTIAEEDVQKRTGDILGLDQGQVEALMADLWEEYLGTLNSELADYFAGLRPRYRTALLSNSFVGARGKEQERYHFADICDLLIYSHEERVAKPERRIFEVLCERLGVLPQEIIFLDDVEANIAAAREFGIHAILFRETRQAIADIQFCLQSS
- a CDS encoding glycoside hydrolase family 52 protein, with the translated sequence MRLGDRTVRRFHPSVFGILLLIITFPWLLVSGGALANHPPAPTNPVRTAACPCPGRSTGIGTSRCLYRACPLQLDRRLPVQTFNNNSNFNDANAKFGSRFDFIISPGTDSVQSGTGGLFHDNSASYIVGIAPGGEHSTSIFHMGRLNAAQGDSYMLNERWTLGLDTSRWEGDASDGSGMHITVDFIDSFLGEPGCTFISNCARSVQDDTVPVLLIGISLQNTSHKTRTGKFLFGSNRPLSSGDNGCVRHTTPGGTVVNVLSYATGSDTAGGTLFLAGNNAQWHCNTAIADRAGLSWHYSIGPAQTRTTYMLIGGWNPSQNLFINTQLPPGCQGEEMYAAREWASINQVVDFAIDNLSSGDNLLGRAQAMENILIQNNVLTPVQRWVIADSLRSYKANTWLVGRQDCAGNGYDAAVYEGNAGFLSTVDVLYDYGYFEINRVPWFFRGELSTVFKNATSDAFGVYFQHDAGGDVAASGACAIVGHGTPTIRASCYPSLFGGSPMPTEEDSNVALLAAYYASLTGDMSLLTDNNHANMTLIDGAMLHNQAVGDPATGIAYNFQDTNTTFDDEQDCLHNNTPGAGNLYYQGLKEAGAYLATAFLDGQVAGDNNGNTWKRDAAKIENAMLREYKTRGFIPLAENNNAYSNCDGRSVTLGDGLFYLYLTGQDSAVNPTLLHDLAQQYPADLSANTLSSPSMIALESTRANNASCPGSGCPRYEWFSKVMLSGIVADLIYTQHGCASCKRLDVTDAVFQLNAGFPQNFGEGLRDTGQLWPGNYYPRGLISWAFLDAGY
- a CDS encoding FHA domain-containing protein; the encoded protein is MDVVNNLPGLASIRFLTGPLAGSVYPISKPEITIGREPTNDISVSDPSVSRHHARLVYAGGQWSIEKLSPQNIVTVNSQNVQRATISDRDTIGLGAGTTFQFLTTPAPSSSAAYPPTPSSQQQAIRSTPGVPQQAAPTPVPPYGGQQGFATEAAPSGTQRVPAGGAVPGLPSLEVSSNVHPDKQAVALTKQVINIGRDPSNDIVINEPVVSGFHAQIVREGNQLVLVHPHPARGKTLNGLLYQGRHIRGDQQFRKPLARGDIFRIGDEHGTLVTLAFNDGSGATQDIVPEIRPIPLGAPVITLGRAPDNMVVLQHPQVSGHHARLERVAEGYRIADLGSTNHTYVNGQRVSNQVLRPGDEIRIGPYKLTFTGTELTQHDESGGIRIDALHLKKVGNKQTILINDISIVVPPRKFVALVGGSGAGKSTLMDALNGLRPAQEGAVLYNGQNYYHHLAAFSTQLGYVPQDDIVHRDLTVERALYYTAKMRLPDDFTEEQIQQRITEVLEDVEMKHRRGLLVSKLSGGQRKRVSIALELLANPSVFFLDEPTSGLDPGLDRKMMYLLRNLADKGHTIILVTHATNNINTCDYICFLAQGGRLAYYGPPNDAKAYFGKTDFAEIYSALEPTDENPNIPAEAEARFKASPDYQKYVIGPLNTGPAARVNTAQETAAVKPPKRGNPWKQFSLLSQRYLELLKNDTGNLLILLLQAPVIGLILFLMLLSGGGNTFTATSVATCPNINGRPIAQKAGSNSLNCQDVLNFFNSPQGQVVLQRNFPGKTPIQAVQDVILPGSGQDAQKYLFIMAFAAVMFGTINGAREIVKEAPIYRRERTVNLGIVPYMFSKIAVLGTLSLLQSAILVIMVAVVAPFHQGVFLPVTLEIYITLALTSLAGLMLGLAISALVPNNDRAMSFVPIILIPQVIFSGIIFEINGPIMQFIAGFFAARWSMAAMGTSIGIHGDRINGDTFSFQGTLFATHSQGEAVAHLLLCWFFLAAMIVVLGLLIAYFLKRKDVRA